Within the Saccharomonospora amisosensis genome, the region GCCGGTCACGCGCGCACCGCGGAGGCGCAACTGCTGCTGGAGTCCGGCTGGGCGCACCCGATCGTGGCCGGGCGGGAGGAGTTGCGCGCGTCGGCTCCCCGCGTCACCCCGACCGGCGAGGACTTCGACGTGGCCAGGGACGAGGCGGCCAGAGCGGCACGGCTGCCCGCCGTCGCGTTCGAGGCCGCAAGGGCAGCGCTGGCGAGCGGTGCTCCGGTGCTGGTGCAGGTGCCCCGCAGGGGGTACGTGCCGAGCCTGGCCTGCGCGCGGTGCCGCACCCGCGCCCGTTGCCGCCGCTGCGCGGGGCCGCTGCTGCTGCCGGGCGGTGCGCAGGCCGGGCCGCCGCGCTGTCGCTGGTGCGGCGTGGTGGAGGCGAACCACCGCTGCGCCGCGTGCGGGTCGCCCCGGCTGCGGGCCGTCGTGGTGGGGGCGGGCAGGACGGCGGAGGAACTCGGCAGGGCGTTTGCGGGGACGTCGGTGCGTACCTCCGGTGGTGGAGAGGTACTGGCGACCGTGCCCGCGCTGCCCGCGCTGGTGGTGGCAACGCCCGGTGCGGAGCCGGTGGCCGATGGCGGTTACGGCGCCGCGCTGCTGCTGGACGGGTGGGCGCTGCTCGGCAGGCAGGATCTGCGCGCTGCCGAGGAGACGCTGCGCAGGTGGATGGCGGCGGCCGCGCTGGTGCGTCCCGCCGGTGACGGCGGCAGGGTCGTGGTCGGCGCGGAGGCGGGCATCCCCGCGGTGCAGGCGCTGCTGCGGTGGGACCCCGGCTGGCACGCCGAACTGGAACTGGCCGAGCGCGCCGAACTCGGGTTCCCACCCGCGGTGCGGATGGCGAGCGTGGAGGGCTCCGGCGAGGCCGTGGCCTCGCTGCTGGAGGAACTGAACCCACCGGGCTCGGCCGAGGTACTGGGACCGGTACCGCTCGGGGAACTCGACGACGAAGGCAGGGCGCAGCGCGAGCGCGCGCTGGTTCGGGTGCCACGCGCCGACGGCAGGGCGCTCGCCGCCGCCGTGCATGCCGCCCGCGCTGCCCGCGACGCCAGGAAGGTCACCGAGGCCGTGCGGATCCAACTCGACCCGCTCTCGCTCGTCTGACGCGGCGCGGCCGAGGAGGTGTCGGTCCCGGGATCTAGACTTGGCCGCGATGCTCGATTCCCGCTTCACCGTTGCCGCCAGGAACGCCGCCAGGAACCGCCGATGAGGCTGGTGTTCGCAGGCACGCCCGAACCCGCTGTCCCCTCGCTGCGGGAGTTGCTGCGGTCGAGGCACGAGGTGGTCGCCGTCGTGACCCGGCCGGACGCACCCGCGGGCCGGGGACGCAGGCTCACGCGCTCGCCCGTGGGGTCGCTCGCCGACGAGCACGGCATCGAGGTGCTGACCCCCGCTCGCCCCGGGGATCGCGACTTCCTCGACCGGCTGGCCCGGCTGGCACCGGATGCCTGCCCCGTGGTGGCCTACGGCGCGTTGCTGCCGCAGGCCGTGCTCGACATTCCCCGGTACGGCTGGGTCAACCTGCACTTCTCGCTGCTGCCGGCGTGGCGTGGCGCGGCCCCGGTGCAGGCGGCGATCAGGGCAGGCGACGACATCACCGGCGCTACGACCTTCCGCATCGTGCCCGAGTTGGACGCGGGACCGGTGTTCGGCACGGTCACCGAGAAGATCGGCGCCACCGACACCGCGGGAGAGCTGCTGGAGCGGCTCGCCGTGTCCGGGGCGGCGCTGCTGGTCTCCACGTTGGACGCGATCGAGGACGGCACGGCGAGCCCGGTGCCGCAGCCAGCGGACGGGGTGAGCTACGCGCCCAAGATCACGGTCGATGACGCTCACGTCAGCTTCACCGATCCGGCCCTGGCGGTTGACCGGCGGGTGCGTTCGGTGACGCCGGACCCGGGGGCGTGGGCGGTTTTCCGGGGAGAGCGGCTCAAACTCGGGCCGGTGACACCGGTGGAAGGCGCCGCGCTCGCACCGGGTGAGTTGCTGGTCGAGCGCGACCGGGTGCTGGTGGGCACCGCGACCGGTCCGGTGCGGCTCGGTGAGGTGCAGGCGCGGGGTAAGAAGCGGCTGGCCGCGAGTGACTGGGCACGCGGCGCGAGGATCGAGCAGAAAGAGCGCCTGGAATGACAGCCGAACGCAGGCGGCAGGACCGCACCCGGCGACCCGCGCCACGTAAGCAGGGGCCTCGCAGGCCACCCGTGCACGATCCCGCCCGGCGGGCCGCTTTCGACGTGCTTCGGGCGATCAGCGACCGCGATGCCTACGCCAACCTGGTGCTACCGGAGTTGCTGCGGGAGCGCCGGATCACCGGAAGGGACGCCGCGCTGGCCA harbors:
- a CDS encoding primosomal protein N', giving the protein MSGEETTPTTPPLWELPRRRRTGGAGGKGAGSRRKGQRVPAESDPIARVVVDVPLAHLDRTFDYQVPSELADTAVPGCRVRVRFAGQLVDGFLLERAATTEHTGRLAFLERVVSSEAVLPPRLVRLCRAVAQRYGGTLADVLRLAVPPRHARTEAEPAAEPVPPPAEPPADGWRRYPRGGAFLDALRARRPAHAVWQALPGEDWPARLAELAATVAADGRGAVLVVPDHRDAARLYQACERLAGPETVVALSAEVGPARRYRRWLAVLRGSARIVVGTRAAMFAPVREPGLYVVWDDGDDLHAEPRMPYPQVRDVLVLRAHTDGVPLLVAGHARTAEAQLLLESGWAHPIVAGREELRASAPRVTPTGEDFDVARDEAARAARLPAVAFEAARAALASGAPVLVQVPRRGYVPSLACARCRTRARCRRCAGPLLLPGGAQAGPPRCRWCGVVEANHRCAACGSPRLRAVVVGAGRTAEELGRAFAGTSVRTSGGGEVLATVPALPALVVATPGAEPVADGGYGAALLLDGWALLGRQDLRAAEETLRRWMAAAALVRPAGDGGRVVVGAEAGIPAVQALLRWDPGWHAELELAERAELGFPPAVRMASVEGSGEAVASLLEELNPPGSAEVLGPVPLGELDDEGRAQRERALVRVPRADGRALAAAVHAARAARDARKVTEAVRIQLDPLSLV
- the fmt gene encoding methionyl-tRNA formyltransferase, which gives rise to MRLVFAGTPEPAVPSLRELLRSRHEVVAVVTRPDAPAGRGRRLTRSPVGSLADEHGIEVLTPARPGDRDFLDRLARLAPDACPVVAYGALLPQAVLDIPRYGWVNLHFSLLPAWRGAAPVQAAIRAGDDITGATTFRIVPELDAGPVFGTVTEKIGATDTAGELLERLAVSGAALLVSTLDAIEDGTASPVPQPADGVSYAPKITVDDAHVSFTDPALAVDRRVRSVTPDPGAWAVFRGERLKLGPVTPVEGAALAPGELLVERDRVLVGTATGPVRLGEVQARGKKRLAASDWARGARIEQKERLE